In Aquimarina spinulae, a single window of DNA contains:
- a CDS encoding sterol desaturase family protein, with translation MDTLNQIVSINPNYIVIGLLVFFFSLEQLMKNPFRFTNRVGHLFQNMLFQVTLVILNIFFVTFQVYCIEWVNNNEIGVLYFIELPFWSKLFIAVALYDLTAYWIHRATHRIPLLWRFHRVHHSDTSMDSSTVFRFHPIELILVFGIGNILTAIIFGTDVLAMAVYYLILYVFFFFEHSNLKYPSWLNTTLGLVFVTPDQHRVHHQQDQFYTDSNYADIFIIWDRLFGTFKKLPLRGIKYGLKEFEEDRKQQFLFLIRSPFIKIKRNVSGQKNE, from the coding sequence ATGGATACACTCAATCAAATAGTAAGTATTAACCCAAATTATATCGTTATTGGGTTACTAGTATTTTTCTTTTCACTAGAACAGCTAATGAAAAACCCATTTCGGTTTACAAACCGAGTAGGACATCTTTTTCAGAATATGTTGTTTCAGGTAACTCTTGTCATCCTTAATATATTCTTCGTTACTTTTCAGGTCTATTGTATAGAGTGGGTAAACAACAATGAGATAGGTGTTTTATATTTTATTGAGTTACCTTTTTGGAGCAAACTTTTTATTGCAGTAGCGCTATATGACCTAACGGCCTACTGGATACATAGAGCAACACATCGTATCCCCTTGTTATGGAGATTTCATCGGGTACATCATAGTGATACATCTATGGATTCCTCGACTGTATTTAGATTTCATCCAATCGAATTAATACTTGTTTTTGGAATTGGAAATATACTTACAGCGATAATTTTTGGTACAGATGTACTCGCTATGGCAGTATATTATTTGATTCTCTATGTATTTTTCTTTTTTGAACATTCAAATCTTAAATACCCAAGTTGGTTGAATACTACATTAGGATTAGTCTTTGTAACCCCAGATCAACATCGAGTTCACCATCAGCAGGATCAATTTTATACAGACTCCAATTATGCAGATATTTTTATCATATGGGATCGGTTATTTGGAACTTTTAAAAAATTACCACTAAGAGGAATAAAATATGGATTGAAAGAATTTGAAGAAGACAGAAAACAACAGTTTTTGTTTCTAATAAGAAGCCCTTTTATAAAAATTAAAAGAAATGTATCTGGACAAAAAAATGAATAA
- a CDS encoding DNA-methyltransferase, giving the protein MNAKTKKGYKIKYETDSGTLIQGNSIKLLNKELRDNLKGKVNLIITSPPFPLNKKKKYGNEKGEEYLKWFVEMAPIFSNLLTEDGSLVIEIGNSWEPERPIQSLLHLECLMGLVKHPEANLRLIQEFICYNPSKLPSPAQWVTVNRLRTVDSYTHIWWIAKSDFPKADNSKVLRPYSKSMQNLLKRQNYNSGKRPSEHNISEKGFLKDHGGSIAHNFFEMEAVDQNRDVRLPHSVLSFSNTNSSDYFLSKCREKNITPHPARMSGGLVNFFIQFLTDEDNLVLDPFGGSNTTGYCAEKLKRKWLSFELDDGYIKQAILRMKDPILKE; this is encoded by the coding sequence ATGAATGCCAAGACAAAAAAAGGGTACAAAATAAAATACGAAACTGATTCAGGAACTTTGATTCAGGGCAACTCTATCAAATTACTAAACAAAGAATTACGTGATAATTTAAAAGGAAAAGTAAATTTAATAATTACATCTCCTCCTTTCCCTTTAAACAAAAAAAAGAAATATGGGAATGAAAAAGGGGAAGAATATCTAAAATGGTTTGTTGAGATGGCTCCTATCTTTTCGAACCTTCTAACTGAAGATGGTTCATTAGTAATAGAAATAGGCAACTCTTGGGAACCCGAAAGACCTATTCAATCACTGCTACATTTAGAGTGCTTAATGGGATTAGTTAAACATCCAGAAGCTAACCTCCGACTAATACAAGAATTTATTTGCTACAATCCTTCTAAACTTCCATCACCTGCACAGTGGGTTACAGTGAATCGTTTAAGAACAGTTGATAGCTATACACACATATGGTGGATTGCTAAATCAGACTTTCCAAAAGCAGATAATAGTAAAGTCTTAAGACCATATAGTAAGAGTATGCAAAACCTTTTAAAACGACAAAATTATAATTCTGGAAAAAGACCATCTGAACACAACATAAGTGAGAAAGGGTTCTTAAAAGATCACGGCGGTAGTATAGCCCATAATTTCTTCGAAATGGAGGCAGTGGATCAAAATAGAGATGTTAGACTTCCTCATAGTGTTTTAAGTTTTTCAAACACAAATTCAAGTGATTATTTCTTATCAAAGTGCAGAGAAAAAAACATAACACCGCACCCCGCAAGAATGTCAGGAGGTCTTGTAAATTTTTTCATTCAATTTTTAACTGATGAAGATAACCTTGTTTTAGATCCATTTGGAGGCAGTAACACAACTGGTTATTGCGCGGAAAAATTGAAAAGAAAGTGGCTCTCTTTTGAATTAGATGACGGATATATTAAACAAGCAATACTAAGAATGAAAGATCCCATATTAAAAGAATAA